In Candidatus Omnitrophota bacterium, one genomic interval encodes:
- a CDS encoding ATP-binding protein, translated as MEERRKTIISKFRLASEFCAVFSAVLGIAAVAGWAFNIDALKAVIPGSAHVMPNHALAIVASAAAIWLLQTKRLNKNTVLVARILAAAIFLLGLVTLSEYILNSGPGIDQLIFKESVPQAADPVSGIACASGRMSPNSCVNFILIGLALLLLDKRTKRSSSPAQTLILIEGSLSFLAIVGYTYGVRLLYGIASCTMLSLTGAVTFLTIFLSVLFARPDTGVMTVLTRDNAGGMLARRLVFLALIVPLAAEWVVDLGHGAGLYDNTYHSALHAVIVIIAFLYISISTAKTLSRTDDDRAAMERRVLDGLDELARKNEEIKKSEEKYREVVEDANSIIMRMDVEGRVTFFNEFAQAFFGYEGREIIGKNVIGTIVPLTDSAGRDLRVMIDDIMRNPRKYINNENENMVRGGNRVWIAWTNRPIVNKEGVLREILCVGNEITKLKQAEDEMLKAKDAAESANKAKSTFLAHMSHELRTPLNSIIGFSELMKDGLAGQLTDKQKEYAGYISTSGKHLLSLINDILDLSKIEAGKMELELGEFNIRELLKSCFLLIREKALLQGIHPVNDVTDDLGTIRADERKIKQVVFNLLSNAVKFTPEGGKVGIEAKRSASGEVTVTIWDTGIGIEEKDAAKVFAEFEQIDSEYSRKYAGTGLGMPLSKKFIELHGGKMWFESPGKGKGSRFYFTLPVKS; from the coding sequence ATGGAAGAGCGGCGGAAAACGATAATTTCAAAGTTCAGACTTGCCTCCGAGTTTTGCGCTGTCTTCTCAGCTGTCTTAGGGATCGCCGCAGTAGCCGGATGGGCCTTTAATATAGACGCGTTAAAGGCTGTGATACCTGGCTCCGCCCATGTGATGCCGAATCACGCGCTTGCCATTGTCGCGTCCGCGGCCGCTATATGGCTATTGCAGACAAAGAGACTAAATAAAAATACCGTTCTCGTCGCGCGCATCCTCGCCGCGGCGATTTTTTTGCTGGGGCTTGTCACCCTGTCCGAATACATATTGAACAGCGGCCCCGGTATCGACCAATTGATATTCAAGGAATCTGTTCCTCAGGCCGCCGATCCCGTTTCGGGCATCGCCTGCGCCTCGGGCAGGATGTCGCCCAACTCCTGCGTCAATTTCATACTTATAGGGCTTGCCCTTTTATTATTGGATAAACGGACGAAACGCTCTTCGAGCCCCGCCCAGACGCTCATCCTCATCGAGGGAAGCCTCTCTTTTCTCGCCATCGTGGGGTACACTTACGGCGTCAGGTTATTATACGGTATCGCGTCATGTACCATGCTCTCGCTTACGGGCGCGGTCACGTTCCTGACGATCTTCCTCTCCGTGCTCTTCGCCCGACCTGACACCGGCGTGATGACTGTATTGACGAGGGATAACGCCGGCGGCATGCTAGCCAGGCGGCTTGTATTTTTAGCGCTAATAGTGCCGCTTGCCGCCGAATGGGTGGTGGACCTGGGCCACGGAGCGGGCCTGTATGACAATACGTACCATTCGGCTCTTCACGCAGTCATAGTCATCATAGCATTCCTCTACATATCCATATCGACGGCGAAGACGCTCTCCCGGACAGACGACGATCGCGCGGCCATGGAAAGAAGGGTGCTGGATGGCCTGGATGAGCTTGCCCGCAAGAACGAGGAGATTAAGAAAAGCGAGGAGAAGTACCGTGAGGTCGTGGAGGACGCCAACAGCATAATCATGCGGATGGACGTCGAGGGCCGCGTAACGTTCTTTAATGAGTTCGCGCAGGCCTTCTTCGGCTATGAGGGACGTGAGATTATAGGAAAAAACGTTATCGGCACAATAGTGCCTTTGACGGACAGCGCGGGCCGTGATCTGCGGGTGATGATCGACGATATAATGCGTAATCCGCGCAAATACATCAATAATGAGAACGAGAACATGGTCCGCGGCGGGAATCGCGTCTGGATAGCCTGGACCAACAGGCCCATTGTCAATAAGGAAGGCGTCTTGCGCGAGATACTCTGCGTTGGCAACGAGATCACGAAACTCAAACAGGCTGAGGATGAGATGCTGAAGGCAAAGGACGCCGCTGAAAGCGCCAACAAGGCCAAGAGCACGTTCCTCGCTCATATGTCCCACGAGCTCCGGACACCGCTTAACTCGATCATCGGTTTTTCGGAATTGATGAAGGACGGCCTTGCGGGGCAACTCACCGACAAGCAGAAGGAGTATGCAGGTTATATATCGACGAGCGGCAAGCATCTCCTGTCGCTCATAAACGACATTCTCGACCTTTCGAAGATAGAAGCCGGAAAGATGGAACTTGAGCTGGGCGAATTTAATATAAGAGAGCTCCTTAAAAGTTGTTTCTTATTGATAAGGGAGAAGGCCCTGTTGCAGGGCATACATCCCGTGAACGATGTCACAGATGACCTGGGTACTATCAGGGCGGATGAGAGGAAGATAAAGCAGGTGGTCTTCAACCTCCTGTCGAATGCCGTGAAGTTCACCCCTGAAGGAGGTAAGGTGGGTATCGAGGCGAAGAGATCCGCCTCCGGCGAGGTGACGGTAACGATCTGGGATACGGGGATAGGCATCGAGGAGAAGGACGCCGCGAAAGTCTTCGCGGAATTCGAGCAGATCGACAGCGAGTATTCGCGTAAATACGCCGGGACGGGCCTCGGGATGCCGCTTTCCAAAAAATTTATCGAACTGCACGGCGGAAAGATGTGGTTCGAGAGCCCCGGGAAGGGGAAGGGGTCTCGCTTTTATTTTACCCTGCCCGTAAAATCCTAA
- a CDS encoding response regulator: MKKTIMVVEDDPLSLKLTADLLEFSGFNVMQCACGDAALAALKTSVPDLILLDIGMPGIDGFEVHKRIRQDPRLAGVKVVALSASVMKEDMERINAAGFDAFIPKPIDVKDLAKKVKGFLL, encoded by the coding sequence GTGAAAAAGACTATAATGGTCGTGGAAGACGACCCCCTTAGCCTGAAACTGACCGCTGATCTCCTCGAGTTCAGCGGTTTTAATGTAATGCAGTGCGCCTGCGGGGACGCGGCGCTGGCGGCGTTAAAGACGTCCGTGCCCGACCTCATCCTCCTGGACATAGGCATGCCCGGAATAGACGGCTTTGAGGTTCATAAAAGGATAAGGCAGGACCCCCGCCTTGCCGGCGTCAAAGTGGTGGCGCTCTCGGCTTCAGTCATGAAAGAGGATATGGAGAGGATAAACGCGGCGGGTTTCGACGCGTTTATACCGAAGCCGATCGACGTGAAGGATCTCGCTAAAAAGGTAAAAGGATTCCTGCTTTAA
- a CDS encoding glycoside hydrolase family 5 protein, which yields MSKRLPFLKLKGLTVVDEAAKPLILKGVSLGGWLMMEGYMTAGRNIPEKLFRESFERALGKDALADFTQCFRETFIRGDDFSQIKSWGANCVRIPFNYRLLEFEDRAFSLNEAGLAFLDKAVGWCIENGLYCILDMHAVPGAQNPDWHSDCVGGPDFFTNEFNQNRYLRLWHFIATRYKDVSAVAGYDVMNEPVIPVFDEPKLKEIYEKVTKEIRDSGSKQIIFLEGNVFAQRIKFLGKPKDDNTVYSVHAYPPPPFVFNLVPGSRYPGKAYGITWNKDRFNMIAWPYHRFAESVKVPLYVGEFGVNARDGYYGEVRWLKDALSIFKKYGWSWTYWTYKTVANYTQPDGIYRYIENPPWVHREGPLTGWETFAEQWSKEKGRMIYSWRTENYSRNDKLLAVLKKEFAK from the coding sequence ATGTCAAAGAGACTTCCGTTTTTGAAGCTCAAAGGATTGACCGTAGTCGATGAGGCAGCGAAGCCGCTTATCCTGAAGGGCGTTTCCCTGGGCGGCTGGCTCATGATGGAAGGCTACATGACCGCCGGCCGAAATATCCCGGAAAAGTTGTTCAGGGAGTCGTTCGAGAGAGCGCTGGGCAAGGACGCGCTCGCGGATTTCACGCAGTGTTTCAGGGAGACGTTCATACGAGGGGACGATTTTAGCCAGATAAAGAGCTGGGGCGCGAATTGCGTCCGGATACCGTTCAATTACAGGCTGCTGGAATTCGAGGATAGGGCGTTCAGCCTTAACGAGGCAGGCCTGGCATTCCTGGATAAGGCGGTCGGGTGGTGTATCGAGAACGGCCTCTATTGCATCCTGGATATGCATGCGGTGCCCGGCGCGCAGAACCCGGACTGGCATTCGGATTGCGTAGGCGGGCCGGATTTCTTCACGAACGAATTTAACCAGAACCGGTATCTCAGGCTGTGGCACTTCATCGCAACCCGTTATAAGGACGTCAGCGCCGTCGCCGGCTACGATGTGATGAACGAGCCCGTTATCCCGGTCTTCGACGAGCCGAAACTTAAAGAGATTTACGAAAAGGTCACAAAAGAAATCCGCGACAGCGGTTCGAAGCAGATCATATTCCTGGAGGGCAACGTTTTCGCCCAGAGGATAAAGTTTTTGGGGAAGCCGAAAGACGACAATACCGTTTACAGCGTGCATGCGTATCCTCCTCCGCCGTTCGTCTTTAACCTGGTGCCGGGTTCGCGTTATCCGGGCAAGGCGTACGGCATAACGTGGAACAAGGACCGGTTCAACATGATAGCATGGCCGTACCACAGGTTCGCGGAGTCGGTCAAAGTGCCGCTCTACGTCGGCGAATTCGGCGTTAACGCCCGCGACGGATATTACGGCGAAGTGCGGTGGTTGAAGGATGCGCTCTCTATATTTAAAAAATACGGATGGAGCTGGACGTATTGGACATACAAGACCGTTGCGAATTATACGCAGCCTGACGGGATTTACAGGTATATCGAAAATCCGCCGTGGGTCCACAGGGAAGGCCCGCTTACAGGATGGGAGACCTTCGCCGAACAGTGGTCCAAAGAGAAGGGACGGATGATATATTCCTGGCGGACCGAGAACTACTCCAGGAACGACAAGTTATTAG